A region from the Palaemon carinicauda isolate YSFRI2023 chromosome 9, ASM3689809v2, whole genome shotgun sequence genome encodes:
- the LOC137646512 gene encoding tigger transposable element-derived protein 1-like, whose protein sequence is MASNCDAVPVGPAANSDALDDRGGSSTMGPKIASDVKRRSKMITNETKLEIIKKYEEGMRIVTLASAYGRNQSTIGTIIKNKEAIKAMETQRDGGDEGTSQQAPQEFKASHGWFDRFRKRTGIHSDVRHGEAASSDKKAAGEFLIKFDELISREGYIPQQVFNCDETSIFWKKMLCHTYIRAKEKKLPDNKSMKDTLTLAFCGNASWDLKLSPYWFTT, encoded by the exons atggcgagcaattgtgacgcagttccggtaggccctgctgctaacTCCGAtgcattagatgaccgcggaggtagcagca ccatgggtcccaagattgctagtgatgttaaaaggAGAAGTAAGATGATTACTAATGAAActaagctggagataataaagaaatacgaagaaggcatgcgcatcgttaccctcgctagtgcaTATGGACGTAACCAGTCAacaattggtacaattatcaagaacaaggaagccattaaagcaa TGGAAActcagagagacggcggagatgaaggaacgtcgcagcaagccccccaagaattcaaggcttctcatgggtggtttgatcgctttaggaagaggactggtattcactcagacGTCAGGCATGgggaggcggccagttctgacaagaaagcagcaggcGAATTCCTCATTAAGTTTGatgaattaatttccagagaaggctacattcctcagcaagtgtttaactgtgatgaaactagcattttctggaagaaaatgctctGTCATACATATATCAGAGCAAAAGAAAAGAAACTTCCCGACAATAAATCGATGAAGGACacacttaccctcgcattttgtggaAATGCAAGTTGGGACTTAAAATTAAGTCCCTACTGGTTTACCACTTAG